In Exiguobacterium acetylicum, the genomic stretch ACGCTCGTCTGCCTGACCGCTTTCCAATTCGATACGACATCCGTTTCCGCACTACCTTCGGGCATCTCATCAAAAGCGACGGCCCAGTCTCAACTCGATGCCTTAACGGTTAAAACAGAAGGCAGCATGACCGGTTATTCACGTGATTTGTTCCCGCACTGGATCAGTCAAGGAAGCGGCTGTGATACACGACAAGTCGTCTTAAAACGTGACGCCGATTCATATGTCGGATCGTGCCCCGTCACATCCGGTTCTTGGTATAGTTACTATGACGGACTGACATTCACGAATCCATCTGACCTCGACATCGATCACGTCGTACCGCTTGCGGAAGCATGGCGTTCAGGAGCAAGCAGCTGGACGACGACGACACGTCAAGCATTCGCAAACGATTTAACAGGTCCTCAATTGATCGCTGTCTCTGCAAGCTCGAACCGTTCAAAAGGGGATCAGGATCCGTCGACATGGAAGCCGACACGAGCAGGTGCGAGCTGCGCTTACTCGAAGATGTGGATCAATACGAAGAGCCGCTGGAACCTCAGCTTACAGTCGAGTGAAAAAACAGCCTTACAAACGATGTTGAACACATGTACATACTAAAAAGGAGTCGATTCGATGGAAACGAAAACCTCTACCTTTACCGCCACACATGGTGTCATGACGCAAGAAGTCGGTGTCATCAGCGGTGAACTCGAACTCCGGACGACCTGTCAGGAAAACGGGACGTTGGAACTAAAGATTGCTTATGTCGGGGCAATAGACGTCTATACGTTACCTGGCAGTTATCGTGTCCATGACGTTCGGGATCATGACGTCATCCATCAGATGCTCGTCAATGTACTAGAGCGAACATAACGAAAAACAGACGCTGTCCAAGTTAATGGGCGGCGTCTGTTTTCGTTATGCATATTCAAAATCAGATTGTCATTATTTACTAAAGTATGCGTTTTATCTGACGTTCTATCCGGTATAGTGAAAACAACGTCATTATCCTTTCGGGAGGAATACTTTATGCGAAACGTTTTGATCCCAACCGGCGTCATTTTAAGTGGTGCAGGTCTCTATATGGCACTAGAAAGTCACGTGCCTGCGTTACTCGTTACGGGCATCATCATGCTGTTTGGTTGCGGTATCGGTATCATCACGAAAGAAAAGTCGGAGTAATCCATAGATCCAGTCAGGAGGATAACTATGATTCAACAATTCATCGAGGAACAGCAGTCACACGATACTATTGGCGGATTTATCGCTAAGTCTGTTGACCCGATCCTCGCCCACGTCAATCCATCGCGTTTACAAGACAGCGATCTTGTACTATTGATTCAAGCTGATCAATCGATTTTTGTCTCTTTTGCTAATTCACAAGATCAATCAGATTGGACGCCACTATCACGAGAGCAGATTCATCAATCGAAAAGTCTACTCGCACCTAAAGCATGGTACTTTAAAATTACGCACGGTGAATATGCCGGAACCTATTTGATTTCACCGGATTTGATTGTGAATGATCAATTCAAGAGTGAGAAAGATTATTTAGAAGTTCT encodes the following:
- a CDS encoding HNH endonuclease family protein gives rise to the protein MKSIVITTLVCLTAFQFDTTSVSALPSGISSKATAQSQLDALTVKTEGSMTGYSRDLFPHWISQGSGCDTRQVVLKRDADSYVGSCPVTSGSWYSYYDGLTFTNPSDLDIDHVVPLAEAWRSGASSWTTTTRQAFANDLTGPQLIAVSASSNRSKGDQDPSTWKPTRAGASCAYSKMWINTKSRWNLSLQSSEKTALQTMLNTCTY